One genomic segment of Virgibacillus doumboii includes these proteins:
- a CDS encoding serine hydrolase domain-containing protein, translated as MKQETRIHDFERYCDEILKKYKVPGFAIGLAKDGELSYEKGFGFRDIEAKFPLSPDTVFGVGSITKAFTAVAILQLQEKGKLNVNDPVIKYLPELKTPNEEQTKQMTIHHFLTHSSGLPPLATLMGAIKKSMEKDPKLEEDQQQENPLDAIQAIDTHSELMNAIAKAEFTPLGAPGTEFSYSNDAYALLGAITERISGISYEQYVQENILEPAGMQHSVFHYEDLKGYENIAVLYDMRKKENEDVIFRSNNSWDAPAMRAAGFLKSTVNDMLKFANMILNDGEVGHVGVLSPESVASMTTPYIQCAHGTYYGYGLMITPDFFGYKLIQHGGDIKGVTAQMNILPELGLTGISLANLAGAPSSKLLFGAFAGYLGKPIDESHLNVEVVDLALESLKEFEGTFISGDGMINEFYVEDGRLHLTTAGLPDAVLKPIGDNQFLFTMREQDTIIRFVRDENKNIHRVEFAFRQIPKVEEEK; from the coding sequence ATGAAACAAGAAACAAGGATCCATGATTTCGAACGATATTGTGATGAGATTTTAAAAAAATACAAAGTACCTGGTTTTGCAATTGGGTTAGCCAAAGATGGTGAATTGAGTTATGAGAAAGGGTTTGGATTTCGCGACATTGAAGCAAAGTTTCCGTTATCACCAGATACCGTTTTTGGAGTCGGTTCAATAACGAAGGCCTTTACAGCTGTTGCCATCCTTCAATTACAAGAAAAGGGAAAGCTGAATGTAAATGACCCTGTTATCAAATATTTGCCGGAATTGAAGACGCCGAATGAGGAGCAAACAAAACAAATGACGATTCACCACTTTTTGACACACTCATCAGGCTTGCCCCCACTAGCCACTTTAATGGGCGCAATAAAGAAAAGTATGGAAAAGGATCCAAAATTGGAAGAAGATCAACAGCAAGAGAATCCATTGGATGCGATCCAAGCGATTGATACACATTCGGAGTTAATGAATGCTATTGCAAAAGCAGAATTCACACCGCTTGGGGCACCCGGGACTGAATTCAGTTATTCAAATGACGCCTATGCCCTTTTAGGTGCCATAACCGAACGCATCAGCGGTATATCGTATGAACAATATGTGCAAGAAAACATTTTAGAGCCTGCCGGTATGCAACATAGTGTTTTTCACTATGAAGATTTGAAGGGATATGAAAATATAGCCGTCTTATATGACATGCGAAAGAAAGAAAATGAAGATGTTATATTTAGATCTAATAATTCTTGGGATGCGCCAGCAATGCGTGCGGCAGGATTCTTAAAGTCGACAGTGAATGATATGCTCAAATTTGCAAATATGATTCTGAATGACGGAGAAGTTGGTCATGTAGGGGTTCTGTCGCCTGAAAGTGTGGCGTCCATGACAACACCGTACATCCAATGTGCACATGGGACTTACTACGGTTACGGTCTAATGATCACTCCGGATTTCTTTGGATACAAGCTCATTCAGCATGGTGGGGATATTAAAGGGGTAACGGCTCAGATGAATATTCTTCCGGAACTCGGACTAACGGGAATATCGCTTGCAAACTTAGCAGGAGCCCCATCTTCAAAACTGCTTTTTGGTGCATTTGCCGGTTACTTGGGCAAACCCATCGATGAATCACACTTGAACGTTGAGGTTGTTGACTTAGCACTTGAAAGTTTAAAGGAATTTGAGGGAACGTTCATATCAGGCGATGGCATGATAAATGAATTTTATGTAGAAGATGGAAGGTTGCATTTAACAACCGCTGGATTGCCTGATGCAGTGCTTAAGCCAATTGGTGATAACCAGTTTTTATTTACCATGAGGGAGCAGGATACTATCATTCGTTTTGTGAGAGATGAGAACAAAAATATACATCGAGTTGAATTTGCATTCAGACAAATTCCAAAGGTAGAGGAAGAAAAGTAA
- a CDS encoding tyrosine-type recombinase/integrase: MLLSEAWEKYQSDKRIEGYSPLTLKMYGFQRDLLQRYFGDIRMSDITTENLKQYLGEAGGHLKPSSLGHRVRFIKSLFKWTHEEGFILKNPAAKLKEPKLGKRIPKFLSEHEIEHLREGCHTPMENALFEFFYSTGCRIGEVAKLNRDDINFAGNSVIVHGKGDKEREVYFNIRCAIWLKRYLDEREDDEPCLFVTERKPIRRMSVDTLRYIIKRISNRAGIKQTIHLHQLRHSYATHMVDNGAPLEVIQSLLGHEKSETTRIYAHLSGKLRHDFYSKYF; this comes from the coding sequence ATGTTGCTGTCAGAAGCATGGGAAAAGTACCAGTCTGATAAGAGAATTGAAGGTTATTCTCCTCTTACTTTGAAGATGTATGGCTTTCAACGTGATCTTTTACAGCGTTATTTCGGAGATATCAGAATGAGTGATATTACTACGGAAAATCTAAAACAATACTTGGGAGAAGCTGGGGGACATTTAAAGCCATCTAGTTTGGGTCATCGAGTACGATTTATTAAGTCGCTGTTTAAATGGACACATGAGGAAGGTTTTATCTTAAAAAATCCGGCTGCAAAATTAAAAGAGCCTAAGTTAGGTAAGCGAATTCCAAAGTTTCTTTCCGAACATGAAATTGAACATCTCCGAGAAGGATGTCATACACCGATGGAGAATGCTTTGTTTGAATTTTTTTATTCGACTGGCTGCCGGATTGGAGAAGTTGCGAAATTAAACCGAGACGATATTAATTTCGCAGGAAACTCAGTAATAGTACATGGTAAAGGTGATAAGGAAAGGGAAGTTTACTTTAATATACGCTGTGCAATTTGGTTAAAAAGGTATTTAGATGAACGTGAGGATGACGAACCCTGTTTATTTGTCACAGAGCGTAAACCCATAAGACGTATGAGTGTAGATACTTTGAGATACATTATTAAACGTATCTCTAATCGTGCTGGAATCAAACAAACGATTCACCTCCACCAATTACGTCACAGTTATGCTACACACATGGTAGACAACGGCGCTCCTCTTGAAGTGATTCAAAGCCTTCTTGGTCATGAAAAGAGTGAAACAACCAGGATTTATGCTCATCTCAGCGGGAAATTAAGACATGATTTCTACAGCAAATATTTTTAA
- a CDS encoding RNA-guided endonuclease InsQ/TnpB family protein, with translation MLTYNKKVRLVVTKENRQLLDSQSRMCNWLYNQLLDAVEEDYRDGNAKRLLSGRNLRNEVPKIKKENPFLYKVHSSPLKNVALRLNDAYNRFFDEKLANQKPKYRSWKKKWFSLYYDEPKKGFKLVNSSELSITFGRLTDKELKEAKKTDKKMKKSICINVGLVEGVALSETEEIKTLRITKDLDSYYAIFTIKDCKEIEQVNEQSFIVFDPNHKNLAVGLGSDGKSYELKSMNALLKYRDKRIDDIKSRRDKCEKLSKLVCTEKVTYFEPSKRWKRLNCALVKAELKRREQMKTLLFSYAHYFSKRYDAIYIGDYTPSPDVATYGTMRRAMLNQTPVGKFRSILNWVQAKNGKHYYKIDERDTTKTCCVCGNKEKKEPSIRSFTCVNCGTTLSRDINSTVNIGKKAKKRLPRAGYVGVESPMYTVWWDCKQAKIACGFTPSAGLGK, from the coding sequence ATGCTTACGTACAATAAAAAAGTCAGATTGGTTGTTACAAAAGAAAACAGACAGCTGTTAGACTCCCAGTCCAGAATGTGCAATTGGCTGTATAATCAATTGCTTGATGCGGTTGAGGAAGACTATCGAGATGGGAATGCGAAGAGGTTACTTTCCGGAAGAAATTTGCGTAATGAGGTACCCAAAATAAAAAAGGAAAACCCATTTTTATATAAAGTCCATTCATCTCCTTTAAAAAATGTGGCATTACGATTAAATGATGCCTACAACCGTTTTTTTGATGAAAAACTGGCCAATCAGAAGCCGAAGTATCGTTCCTGGAAAAAGAAATGGTTTTCGCTGTATTACGATGAGCCTAAGAAAGGGTTCAAATTAGTGAATTCCAGTGAACTTTCCATAACTTTTGGAAGGTTAACAGACAAGGAATTAAAAGAAGCAAAGAAAACAGATAAAAAAATGAAAAAATCTATTTGCATCAACGTAGGTCTTGTGGAGGGTGTTGCACTAAGCGAAACAGAAGAAATAAAAACGCTTCGCATTACAAAAGATTTGGATTCCTATTATGCCATTTTCACCATAAAAGACTGCAAAGAAATCGAGCAAGTGAACGAACAATCATTTATTGTGTTTGATCCAAATCATAAAAATCTGGCAGTGGGTCTTGGTAGTGATGGGAAGTCATACGAATTGAAATCAATGAATGCTTTACTGAAATATCGGGATAAACGCATTGATGATATTAAATCCAGACGGGACAAATGCGAAAAGCTAAGCAAGCTCGTATGTACTGAAAAGGTCACTTACTTTGAACCGAGTAAACGCTGGAAAAGACTCAATTGTGCTTTAGTGAAAGCTGAATTGAAGCGTCGAGAACAAATGAAGACGTTGTTATTTAGTTATGCACATTATTTTTCAAAGCGTTATGATGCCATTTACATTGGTGACTATACACCATCACCAGATGTTGCGACGTACGGAACGATGCGAAGGGCGATGTTAAATCAAACACCTGTCGGTAAATTTCGCAGTATTTTAAACTGGGTGCAAGCAAAAAATGGCAAACATTATTATAAAATTGATGAACGTGATACAACGAAAACCTGTTGTGTTTGCGGCAATAAGGAGAAGAAAGAACCATCTATTCGCAGCTTTACATGTGTAAACTGCGGTACAACGCTTTCGCGAGATATCAACAGCACCGTTAATATCGGAAAGAAAGCCAAAAAGCGATTGCCACGCGCGGGCTACGTAGGTGTGGAATCCCCTATGTATACAGTTTGGTGGGATTGTAAACAGGCAAAGATTGCTTGTGGTTTCACTCCATCTGCTGGCCTCGGGAAATAA
- a CDS encoding GNAT family N-acetyltransferase, whose protein sequence is MSNLVLRNVIEDDLPIFFKHQQDSEANQMAAFTSKDPNDWDGFVEHWNKILTNRDIINQTIIVENIVVGHVAHFEQFGDPEVTYWIGREYWGRGIATNALREFLKQVTIRPLYARAAKDNEGSLKVLKRCGFTLSGEDIGYSNARGKDVEEFVLTLN, encoded by the coding sequence ATGAGCAATTTAGTGCTTCGGAATGTGATTGAGGATGACCTTCCTATTTTTTTTAAGCATCAGCAGGACAGTGAAGCAAACCAAATGGCTGCCTTTACAAGCAAGGATCCTAATGATTGGGATGGCTTCGTTGAACATTGGAACAAAATACTTACGAATAGGGATATTATTAACCAAACGATCATTGTTGAAAACATCGTAGTTGGACATGTTGCACATTTCGAGCAGTTCGGAGATCCAGAAGTAACCTATTGGATTGGAAGGGAATATTGGGGCAGGGGAATTGCAACCAATGCATTACGAGAATTTCTAAAACAGGTTACAATTCGTCCACTATATGCTCGTGCCGCGAAAGACAATGAAGGATCCCTTAAGGTTTTAAAAAGATGTGGCTTCACACTTTCGGGTGAAGACATCGGGTATTCAAATGCGCGTGGTAAAGATGTTGAAGAGTTTGTTCTTACCCTTAACTAA
- a CDS encoding type II toxin-antitoxin system RelE/ParE family toxin — translation MTEDNRKFSVYFTEEFNKSLDQIQAFFSEQGEDVLEWWFTKEDNMIDEIDRLLSSFPYAGKMVEQGPFEGLRCLTYGKSRHRMLNYLIFYAVYEKDYEIDVINILPARSKQKRKK, via the coding sequence ATGACAGAAGATAACCGGAAGTTCTCGGTTTATTTTACAGAAGAGTTTAACAAGAGCTTGGATCAAATCCAAGCCTTCTTTTCGGAGCAAGGAGAAGATGTGCTTGAATGGTGGTTTACTAAAGAAGATAACATGATTGATGAAATCGATCGACTGTTATCTTCTTTTCCATATGCCGGAAAGATGGTTGAGCAGGGACCTTTTGAAGGTTTGCGTTGTCTTACATACGGAAAAAGCCGTCACCGAATGTTAAATTATTTGATTTTTTATGCAGTTTATGAAAAAGATTACGAGATTGATGTCATTAATATTTTGCCCGCACGTTCAAAGCAGAAGCGAAAAAAATAG
- a CDS encoding response regulator transcription factor, translating into MQKTILIVEDEDILREIVKDYLLDAGYEVLEAVDGNEALAIFEEHDVHLIILDIMLPELDGWSVCRKIRKTSNVAIIMLTARADEDDTLLGFELGADDYVTKPYSPPILLARVKRLIDSRYARAGKLPDEDTLISNGICVHFPTRTVTVDGKSITLTYTEFEILTYLMQNQGIIITREQLITKVWGYEFDGDDRTINSHIRNLRYKLGTKANCIVTVIRAGYKFEGIT; encoded by the coding sequence ATGCAAAAAACAATACTAATTGTAGAAGATGAAGACATTTTACGTGAAATAGTTAAGGATTATTTATTAGATGCAGGATATGAAGTATTAGAAGCAGTAGATGGAAATGAAGCGTTAGCTATTTTTGAAGAACATGACGTACATTTAATTATTCTGGATATTATGTTGCCGGAGTTAGATGGATGGTCCGTTTGCAGAAAAATCCGCAAAACTTCCAATGTAGCGATTATTATGTTGACAGCACGTGCGGATGAAGATGATACACTGCTAGGTTTTGAATTAGGTGCTGATGATTATGTCACAAAGCCATACAGCCCGCCAATATTATTGGCAAGAGTAAAACGGTTAATTGATAGCCGCTATGCCCGGGCAGGTAAGTTACCTGATGAAGATACGTTAATCAGTAATGGTATCTGTGTCCACTTCCCTACACGAACAGTGACAGTAGATGGGAAAAGTATCACTTTGACATACACGGAGTTTGAAATATTAACCTATTTAATGCAAAATCAAGGGATTATTATTACAAGGGAACAACTTATCACTAAAGTATGGGGCTATGAATTTGATGGTGATGATCGCACAATCAATAGTCACATCCGTAATTTGCGGTATAAGTTAGGCACTAAAGCAAATTGTATTGTCACGGTTATTCGAGCTGGCTATAAATTTGAGGGAATAACATGA
- a CDS encoding N-acetylmuramoyl-L-alanine amidase family protein gives MVFQQKNGRNHRIGNMLVVTLLIFLILILSACSGNSDNNNNTKDSSNNSENKNTAFKVVIDPGHGGKDNGATGASGQYEKSFTLSLSKKVEKLLDQESEMEVFMTRTDDSFISQESRYRPKYANKLNADVFVSIHGNTFSNPSVSGTETFYYNNNSRQFAQILQKHVVESTGFRDRGIKKKDLFVVRDTEMPAALIEVGYLTNPSDESEMRTDDLQSRVAASIVEGIKEYKEQSDEQGFLNGVF, from the coding sequence ATGGTATTTCAACAGAAAAACGGGAGAAATCACAGGATAGGTAATATGTTGGTTGTGACATTGCTCATATTTCTAATCTTGATTTTATCGGCTTGCTCCGGCAATTCCGACAACAACAATAATACTAAGGACAGCAGTAATAACAGTGAAAACAAAAACACAGCTTTTAAGGTGGTAATCGATCCGGGACATGGCGGTAAAGATAACGGGGCAACAGGCGCCAGCGGCCAATATGAAAAGAGTTTTACGTTAAGTTTATCAAAAAAAGTGGAAAAACTGTTGGATCAGGAATCGGAAATGGAAGTTTTCATGACAAGAACAGATGACAGCTTTATTTCGCAGGAAAGCCGCTACAGACCAAAATATGCCAATAAACTGAATGCGGATGTTTTTGTATCTATTCACGGCAACACGTTTTCCAATCCGAGTGTTTCAGGCACCGAAACATTTTACTACAACAATAATTCCCGCCAGTTTGCTCAGATTTTACAGAAACACGTGGTTGAATCTACCGGATTCAGGGATAGAGGAATCAAGAAGAAAGATCTGTTTGTCGTAAGGGATACGGAAATGCCGGCAGCTTTGATTGAAGTAGGTTACCTGACAAATCCCTCGGACGAATCCGAAATGCGTACGGACGATCTTCAATCACGTGTCGCAGCTTCAATTGTTGAAGGGATTAAAGAATACAAAGAACAGTCGGATGAACAAGGCTTTTTAAATGGGGTGTTTTAA
- a CDS encoding polysaccharide deacetylase family protein: protein MKKLILFIFLGCLVVFYACSKDLEPNDKTAELYLDYKDSPGAELHPEYKDLPDSRKTKSDKSEANNGSVSSNTEKTVYLTFDDGPTSATIDILDTLHQFNAKATFFMLEPSMRESPEVVDKIVEQGHAVGLHGVTHDLNHFYKSEQSALNEITTAQETLQQITGVRSNLIRTPYGSVPYLTKSYREVLDSNGFKLWDWNVDSRDWSLSSDQYLDTVIGQIEELVNAGVTPIILMHDRQNTADHLSILLTYLSEHGFQTKKIEENTQPYNFNCYQRCHRISTQQ, encoded by the coding sequence ATGAAAAAGCTTATACTATTTATTTTCCTTGGCTGTTTGGTTGTTTTTTATGCCTGTAGTAAAGATTTAGAACCTAATGACAAAACAGCTGAGTTATATTTGGATTATAAAGATTCACCAGGCGCTGAGTTACATCCGGAATATAAAGATTTACCAGATTCCCGAAAAACAAAATCAGATAAGTCAGAGGCGAATAATGGATCCGTTTCTTCAAATACAGAAAAGACTGTTTATTTAACCTTTGATGACGGTCCTACTTCAGCAACAATAGATATTTTAGATACTTTACACCAATTCAATGCTAAAGCAACATTTTTCATGCTGGAACCTTCTATGAGGGAATCACCAGAAGTTGTAGACAAAATCGTAGAACAAGGTCATGCTGTGGGTTTACATGGTGTGACGCACGACTTAAACCACTTTTACAAATCTGAACAATCTGCTCTTAATGAAATAACTACCGCACAGGAGACACTTCAACAAATTACAGGAGTCAGGTCCAATTTGATTCGGACACCTTATGGCAGTGTTCCGTATTTAACTAAATCATATCGGGAGGTTTTAGACAGCAATGGTTTTAAATTGTGGGATTGGAATGTTGACAGCAGGGATTGGTCCTTATCCAGTGACCAATATTTAGATACGGTGATTGGACAAATAGAAGAATTAGTAAATGCAGGAGTGACGCCAATTATTCTTATGCATGATAGACAAAATACAGCTGATCACTTGTCTATTCTATTAACCTATCTATCGGAACATGGATTTCAAACTAAAAAAATTGAAGAAAACACGCAACCATATAACTTTAACTGTTATCAACGTTGTCATCGAATATCCACACAGCAGTAG
- a CDS encoding DUF3231 family protein translates to MNEGNIHLTSAEIGSLWTGYMQDSMSKCVLSFMLKHIEDQDIKPAIQYAYDLSSNHLEQLLTIFEKENYAVPNGFTEQDVNINAPWLFTDTFCLTYVNHMAKVGMIAYSGFVSMSTREDMRNYFILALNETATLYNQTSEIALSKGINARHPYIEVPKETDYVDSKKYFSGLNPFSDKRPLNAVEISHIYMNILTNVVGVKLCLAFAQTSPSKDVQDFMLRGKEISQKHIKIFVDTLMKDDIDAPQVPDTAVSDSTTQAFSDKLLMYHMSLISASGIGNYATAAAASQRSDLMINYERLSLEVSRLAKSGADIMIKNEWLEQPPGIKDRKKLAKNKQKG, encoded by the coding sequence ATGAATGAAGGGAACATTCACCTAACATCTGCAGAAATTGGTTCACTTTGGACTGGGTATATGCAGGATAGTATGTCAAAATGTGTCTTAAGTTTTATGTTAAAACATATTGAGGATCAAGATATAAAACCCGCTATTCAGTATGCTTATGATCTTTCATCCAATCATCTAGAACAGTTACTCACCATTTTTGAAAAGGAAAATTACGCCGTTCCAAACGGGTTTACCGAACAAGATGTAAACATAAATGCTCCGTGGCTTTTTACGGATACATTTTGTTTAACGTATGTCAATCACATGGCAAAAGTCGGAATGATAGCATACAGCGGATTTGTCTCTATGAGTACCAGAGAAGATATGCGAAATTATTTTATACTAGCATTAAACGAAACAGCTACGCTTTATAATCAAACAAGCGAAATTGCTCTTTCAAAAGGAATTAATGCCAGGCATCCTTATATTGAGGTTCCGAAAGAAACGGATTATGTGGACAGTAAAAAATATTTTAGTGGCTTAAATCCCTTTAGTGACAAGCGTCCACTAAACGCCGTTGAAATTTCCCATATATATATGAATATACTAACAAACGTAGTCGGGGTGAAATTATGCCTTGCCTTTGCGCAAACTTCGCCATCCAAAGATGTACAAGATTTTATGTTGCGAGGAAAAGAGATCTCGCAAAAACATATTAAGATTTTTGTTGATACACTTATGAAAGATGATATTGATGCTCCGCAGGTACCTGATACAGCTGTAAGTGATTCAACAACTCAAGCATTTTCAGATAAATTATTGATGTATCATATGTCACTTATAAGTGCATCAGGAATCGGAAACTATGCTACTGCTGCCGCCGCCAGTCAACGAAGCGATTTAATGATCAATTATGAACGGTTATCGTTAGAAGTTTCCCGACTTGCCAAAAGCGGAGCCGATATTATGATTAAAAACGAATGGTTAGAACAACCGCCTGGAATAAAAGATCGTAAAAAATTAGCGAAGAACAAACAAAAAGGCTGA
- a CDS encoding IS607 family transposase: protein MEEATKMLGVHPNTLRRWENQGKIVSSRTTGGHRRFSIEALSSIKSDVQPIKDKLVIGYCRVSSSDQKEDLKRQIDSVTQYCTANGYQFRIIEDLGSGLTYNKKGLKELIQLVQGNQVEKVVINYKDRLLRFGYELMEQICAFHHVKIEIINHTENRTYEQELVEDMLSIITVFSSRLYGSRSHKRKRLQQTVKQAIEDNEHAYVQ from the coding sequence ATGGAAGAAGCAACAAAAATGCTTGGCGTACACCCTAATACACTTAGAAGATGGGAAAATCAGGGGAAAATAGTTTCCAGCCGCACTACAGGAGGACACAGGAGATTTTCTATCGAAGCATTGTCTTCCATAAAAAGTGATGTTCAGCCAATCAAAGACAAACTGGTTATCGGTTATTGTCGTGTTTCATCTTCAGATCAAAAAGAGGATCTAAAAAGGCAAATTGATTCCGTTACACAGTATTGCACGGCAAATGGATATCAATTTCGTATTATTGAAGATTTGGGCAGTGGACTGACTTACAATAAAAAAGGATTAAAAGAATTAATTCAATTGGTACAGGGTAATCAGGTGGAGAAAGTTGTCATCAACTATAAAGACCGATTATTACGATTTGGCTACGAATTAATGGAACAAATATGCGCCTTCCATCATGTGAAAATTGAAATCATTAACCATACTGAAAATAGAACATACGAACAGGAATTAGTTGAAGATATGCTTTCCATTATAACCGTTTTCAGCAGTCGTTTGTACGGAAGTAGAAGTCATAAACGAAAAAGACTGCAACAGACAGTAAAACAAGCAATTGAGGACAACGAACATGCTTACGTACAATAA
- a CDS encoding sensor histidine kinase, whose amino-acid sequence MKKGIVLKLFLLTTLLCILILATIYIGQTVFFKQYYATQKVNDIKTSIESFKKEYLKAGENVQAIKRLEQDFYQEHSMWITTLDSAGNIKYTNDFSVKIHSDTSLNKELANRDITIPLYSFIGLEDLERVKFDLEQGKRIMIDGVMKDDTIVPAILTRRNTNFVLENKLLSEELYGNSTKTEPAEIEPSPAGGSRIYLTGKIKKLQLPAESVRSTIYTNRVFIEQIKQFQVNLLFNDNYNGHAKTMDYEQNDINYKILIRPIKDVNGEMAYIFSMTSLQPIDEAVQMLEDYYVYLIIFVLLLIVLVSFYYSKKIANPLLQINDTTSKIANLDFSETIPVRSKDEIGALSHNINSLSTTLHSHINQLQEDIEKEKQLEHTRKEFISGLSHELKTPLSILKSCISILEDGVAKDKKDYYFNAMAKEVDKMDMLIVDMLELAKFESGTYKMEMDVFYIDQVIEHICEQLALDIANKQLHVHKHLSGTKVVANQHWIEQVITNFITNAIRYTPKNKNIRISTIEEQDRVKVSVENNGTHIVEEHLEKIWDRFYRGDTSRGRSEGSTGLGLAISKNILELHGVAYGVTNTEEGVLFYFYLNKKSRYFY is encoded by the coding sequence ATGAAAAAAGGCATTGTATTAAAATTATTTTTGCTGACAACATTATTGTGCATACTCATTTTGGCAACGATTTATATTGGACAAACTGTATTTTTTAAGCAATATTATGCAACCCAAAAGGTAAATGACATTAAAACGAGTATTGAATCTTTTAAGAAGGAATACCTGAAGGCCGGGGAAAATGTACAGGCAATTAAAAGGCTGGAGCAGGATTTCTACCAGGAACATTCGATGTGGATTACAACGTTGGATAGTGCAGGAAATATTAAATATACAAATGACTTTTCTGTGAAAATTCATTCAGATACTTCTCTGAATAAAGAGCTCGCCAACCGCGATATTACCATCCCTTTGTACAGTTTTATCGGTTTAGAAGATTTAGAAAGGGTCAAGTTTGATTTAGAACAAGGAAAGCGTATTATGATTGATGGGGTAATGAAAGATGATACAATAGTTCCTGCCATTTTAACCAGACGGAACACGAATTTTGTATTAGAGAATAAGCTGCTGTCGGAAGAGTTATATGGAAACAGCACTAAAACAGAACCCGCTGAAATAGAACCTTCACCAGCAGGAGGGTCGCGGATATATTTAACGGGAAAAATTAAGAAATTACAATTACCTGCAGAATCCGTACGTTCAACTATTTACACAAATCGTGTGTTTATCGAACAAATCAAACAATTTCAAGTGAATCTGCTATTTAATGATAATTATAATGGCCATGCGAAAACAATGGACTATGAGCAAAATGATATTAACTACAAAATATTAATCAGACCGATAAAAGATGTGAATGGTGAAATGGCTTATATTTTTTCTATGACGTCATTACAGCCAATTGATGAAGCTGTACAAATGTTGGAAGACTATTATGTATACTTAATTATATTTGTTCTGCTCCTGATTGTCCTGGTTTCCTTCTATTATTCAAAAAAAATCGCCAACCCATTGCTGCAAATAAACGATACGACAAGCAAGATTGCCAATTTGGACTTTTCCGAGACCATACCTGTCAGGTCAAAGGATGAAATTGGTGCGTTATCACACAATATTAATAGCCTCTCGACCACGCTGCATTCGCATATTAATCAATTGCAGGAGGATATCGAGAAGGAAAAACAACTGGAACATACACGTAAAGAATTTATTTCCGGTCTGTCACATGAATTAAAGACACCTTTAAGTATATTGAAGAGCTGTATCTCCATTTTAGAAGATGGTGTCGCTAAGGATAAAAAAGATTATTATTTTAACGCAATGGCAAAAGAAGTCGATAAAATGGATATGCTCATTGTTGATATGCTCGAATTGGCAAAATTTGAATCCGGCACGTACAAAATGGAAATGGATGTCTTCTATATTGATCAGGTTATCGAGCATATTTGCGAACAATTAGCTTTAGACATCGCTAACAAGCAATTACATGTTCATAAACACCTATCCGGGACAAAAGTTGTTGCAAATCAGCATTGGATTGAACAAGTGATTACGAACTTTATTACCAATGCGATTCGTTACACACCGAAAAATAAAAACATTAGAATTTCCACGATAGAAGAGCAGGATCGTGTAAAAGTAAGTGTGGAAAATAACGGGACTCATATTGTAGAAGAACATTTAGAGAAAATATGGGATCGTTTTTATCGTGGTGATACGTCTCGCGGGCGTTCGGAAGGAAGTACGGGCTTAGGGCTCGCTATTTCAAAAAATATTTTAGAACTTCATGGTGTGGCGTATGGGGTAACGAATACAGAAGAAGGCGTGTTGTTTTACTTCTATTTGAATAAAAAAAGTAGATATTTTTATTAA